From one Rhodospirillaceae bacterium genomic stretch:
- a CDS encoding D-amino-acid transaminase: MSRIAYVNGQYVPNAEASVNINDRGFVFADGIYEVIAITKGQLVDPEWHMKRLWRSLAELRIPEPMSDPAMRAVMNQVIRRNRVHNGIIYMQISRGVTRVRDHAFSTELKPAVVMTARNTTAVLTDEMSDGVKVISIPDIRWKRCDIKSISLLPNILGKQLAKEAGAYEAWMVDEEGYVTEGTSSNAWIVTKDGELVTRPTDHAILRGITRISLMALAEKAGFTIIERAFTIEEAKAAKEAFVTSTTSLVKPVTELDGDTIGNGKPGLLTEKLFGLYAAYNEDIGLSGHSGHIGQSGKGA; the protein is encoded by the coding sequence ATGTCACGTATCGCTTACGTTAATGGTCAGTATGTTCCCAACGCCGAAGCCTCTGTTAATATAAACGACAGGGGGTTCGTGTTTGCCGACGGGATTTATGAAGTTATCGCCATAACCAAAGGCCAGCTTGTGGACCCGGAATGGCACATGAAACGGCTGTGGCGGTCCTTGGCCGAATTGCGAATTCCGGAGCCGATGTCGGACCCGGCAATGCGCGCCGTTATGAATCAAGTCATCCGCCGCAACAGGGTCCATAATGGTATAATCTATATGCAAATATCCCGCGGCGTTACGCGCGTAAGAGATCACGCATTTTCAACTGAATTGAAACCCGCTGTTGTTATGACAGCGCGGAATACGACGGCTGTATTAACGGATGAAATGAGCGATGGCGTAAAGGTCATTAGCATACCTGATATCCGATGGAAACGCTGTGATATCAAGTCTATATCGTTATTACCTAATATTTTAGGTAAGCAACTGGCAAAGGAAGCCGGGGCCTATGAAGCCTGGATGGTAGACGAGGAAGGGTATGTTACGGAGGGAACCTCCTCAAACGCTTGGATCGTGACCAAGGACGGTGAACTCGTCACCCGTCCCACCGACCATGCCATCTTGCGTGGCATAACCCGAATCTCGCTCATGGCATTGGCAGAAAAAGCCGGATTCACCATTATCGAGAGAGCATTCACGATTGAGGAAGCGAAGGCTGCCAAGGAAGCCTTCGTGACCAGTACGACTTCTCTCGTCAAGCCGGTAACGGAACTCGATGGAGATACAATTGGAAATGGCAAGCCAGGGTTATTGACGGAAAAATTATTCGGCCTCTACGCTGCTTATAATGAAGACATTGGTCTTAGTGGCCATAGTGGCCATATTGGCCAAAGTGGTAAGGGCGCTTGA
- a CDS encoding HAD family hydrolase — MILPKERPTAIIFDWDNTLIDSWTTIHQALSATFTAYDLTPWALDETRVRVQKSMRDSFPALFGDRWEEAGEYFYEQYDAIHIKTLTPLADVETTLGGLVEQGIYLAVVSNKKGHYLRKEATHLGWNKFFGQIVGALDADQDKPAVEPVTMALNGSGIETGTHVWFAGDSNIDMECAKNASCVPVLVREKEPEPFEFKDHPPSVHVSGCLALSKLIDTL; from the coding sequence TTGATCCTTCCGAAAGAACGCCCAACTGCGATCATCTTCGATTGGGATAATACCCTAATCGATTCATGGACGACCATTCATCAAGCCCTAAGCGCGACATTTACGGCCTACGATCTCACCCCTTGGGCCCTCGATGAAACGAGAGTTCGCGTCCAAAAATCCATGCGCGATAGTTTTCCGGCATTGTTTGGCGATCGCTGGGAAGAAGCCGGGGAGTATTTCTACGAACAGTACGATGCGATCCACATCAAAACCCTGACACCCCTCGCAGATGTGGAGACAACTCTTGGTGGGCTGGTGGAGCAGGGAATTTATCTGGCCGTCGTTTCTAACAAAAAGGGCCATTACCTCCGCAAGGAAGCAACCCATCTCGGGTGGAATAAATTCTTCGGACAGATTGTCGGCGCCTTGGATGCGGATCAAGACAAACCCGCAGTTGAGCCTGTGACCATGGCTTTGAACGGCAGTGGCATTGAGACTGGGACGCACGTTTGGTTTGCAGGAGATTCAAATATCGATATGGAATGCGCTAAAAATGCTAGCTGTGTACCCGTATTGGTGCGAGAAAAAGAACCCGAACCCTTTGAATTTAAAGACCATCCGCCGAGCGTTCATGTTTCCGGATGTCTAGCACTTTCAAAATTGATTGATACCCTGTAG
- the hfq gene encoding RNA chaperone Hfq, with the protein MSSDKTQNVQDVFLNHIRKNKTSVTVFLVNGVKLQGIVTWFDNFSVLLRRDGHTQLVYKHAISTIMPSTPVQLFDPEKDGDDDE; encoded by the coding sequence ATGTCCTCGGATAAGACGCAGAACGTTCAAGACGTCTTCCTAAATCACATCAGGAAAAATAAAACCTCGGTCACGGTGTTTTTGGTCAACGGTGTGAAACTACAGGGGATCGTCACGTGGTTCGATAATTTTTCGGTGCTGTTGCGCCGCGACGGACACACGCAACTTGTATATAAACATGCTATCTCGACGATAATGCCGTCTACACCGGTTCAGCTATTTGATCCGGAAAAAGACGGCGACGACGACGAGTAA
- the hflX gene encoding GTPase HflX yields the protein MVVHPYLKASQRIASAVDARLEEAEGLASAINLNVAGCEAVSLNKLRPATLMGQGSVERITSLIKGLKESNDDAIGNNHIAIVIVDAALTPVQQRNLETAWKTKVIDRTGLILEIFGERAQTREGRLQVELAAQTYQRSRLVRSWTHLERQRGGAGFMGGPGETQIESDRRMIDQRITRLKKDLNEVKRTRKLHRDARKRIPYPVVALVGYTNAGKSTLFNLVTAAEVVARDQLFATLDPTMRRLDLPSGRTVILSDTVGFVSDLPHELVSAFNATLEEVLEADIIVHVRDVASPNTETQKKDVLTVLKGLGLDEDTVSGMVEVLNKTDLLGEDEQEVELNKSERATEVVPLSAKTGAGCEQFLQVINDRLMENFQILETSLAVQDGKMLAWLYDHGEVIEREDDEATVRLKVRLDATNVARYDQMTVSQARK from the coding sequence CTGGTTGTTCATCCATATCTGAAGGCATCTCAACGGATTGCCTCAGCCGTTGACGCGCGCCTGGAAGAAGCCGAAGGGCTGGCATCCGCGATTAATCTTAATGTCGCTGGCTGTGAGGCAGTTTCGCTCAATAAACTGCGCCCTGCGACCTTAATGGGGCAGGGGTCCGTCGAACGGATTACGTCGCTCATCAAGGGGCTTAAAGAAAGCAACGATGATGCAATTGGTAACAATCATATTGCCATCGTCATCGTTGATGCGGCCCTAACGCCGGTTCAACAACGCAATCTGGAAACCGCCTGGAAGACCAAAGTCATTGATCGAACAGGCCTCATTTTAGAAATCTTTGGGGAACGTGCTCAAACCCGGGAAGGTCGATTACAAGTCGAGTTGGCGGCGCAAACCTACCAACGGTCTCGATTGGTCCGATCCTGGACCCACCTTGAACGCCAGAGAGGCGGTGCGGGCTTCATGGGGGGGCCTGGAGAAACACAAATCGAATCTGACCGCCGGATGATCGATCAGCGGATCACGCGACTAAAAAAGGACCTAAACGAAGTCAAACGCACCCGCAAACTGCATCGTGATGCTCGGAAACGAATTCCCTATCCAGTCGTCGCCTTGGTTGGTTATACAAACGCCGGAAAATCGACCCTCTTCAACCTCGTAACGGCCGCTGAGGTTGTGGCGCGGGATCAGTTATTTGCCACATTAGACCCCACCATGCGGCGGCTTGATTTGCCGTCTGGACGAACTGTTATCTTGTCTGACACGGTGGGCTTTGTTTCAGACCTGCCCCATGAACTGGTCAGCGCCTTCAATGCCACCCTTGAAGAAGTCTTGGAAGCCGACATCATTGTTCACGTCCGCGATGTCGCGAGCCCTAATACGGAAACCCAAAAGAAGGATGTACTCACGGTTTTAAAAGGGCTGGGGCTTGATGAAGACACGGTCTCGGGGATGGTCGAAGTTTTGAACAAAACCGATCTGCTAGGCGAAGATGAGCAAGAAGTTGAACTCAATAAATCCGAACGCGCCACAGAAGTCGTCCCATTATCGGCAAAGACCGGGGCCGGGTGTGAGCAATTCCTACAAGTGATCAATGACCGCCTGATGGAGAATTTTCAAATATTGGAAACTTCGTTGGCGGTCCAAGACGGAAAAATGCTGGCTTGGCTGTACGATCATGGTGAAGTTATTGAGCGAGAAGACGACGAAGCCACGGTCCGCCTAAAAGTCCGCCTGGATGCAACCAATGTTGCCCGTTACGACCAAATGACGGTGTCCCAGGCTCGAAAATAG
- a CDS encoding inositol monophosphatase, producing MTPVTSSFPTDPNRVDQIIRAIAKAEVMPRFRNLDAGDISEKSPKNFVTTADIEAEKRLAQDLTLLIPGSVAIGEESVEDNPGLLNALNNESPVWILDPVDGTGNFAAGKACFALIVAYCVGGETLAGWIHDPINDVTVWAIKGEGAWIGNQRLKIDSAIPINQMSGSLGPRLRHRMCHTWGYAEDDTRLMRYKCVGMEYLDLARGVLHFARYAGKIKPWDHAAGILIHTEAGGYSQLSGGITGNYQTTAGIIDNSSLLLAPNSPAWEQLHATIGEL from the coding sequence GTGACCCCTGTAACATCTAGCTTTCCGACTGACCCCAATCGTGTAGACCAAATCATTCGCGCCATTGCGAAGGCAGAGGTCATGCCCAGGTTCCGTAATCTTGATGCCGGAGATATATCCGAAAAAAGTCCCAAAAACTTTGTGACCACAGCCGATATCGAAGCGGAGAAGAGGCTTGCCCAAGACCTGACACTGCTCATTCCAGGAAGTGTCGCGATTGGCGAGGAATCAGTTGAAGACAACCCTGGCCTCCTTAATGCGCTAAACAATGAATCGCCAGTTTGGATATTAGACCCCGTCGATGGCACCGGGAACTTCGCGGCCGGCAAGGCGTGCTTCGCCCTAATTGTTGCCTATTGTGTCGGTGGCGAGACCCTCGCCGGATGGATTCATGATCCGATCAATGACGTTACGGTCTGGGCGATCAAAGGGGAGGGGGCGTGGATCGGTAATCAGCGTCTTAAAATTGACAGCGCAATTCCCATAAATCAAATGTCAGGATCACTTGGACCGCGCCTGCGGCATCGGATGTGCCACACGTGGGGCTATGCAGAAGATGACACCCGGCTGATGCGTTATAAATGTGTCGGTATGGAATATTTGGATTTGGCCCGTGGCGTGCTCCATTTCGCGCGCTACGCGGGGAAGATCAAGCCTTGGGATCATGCCGCCGGTATCCTTATTCATACGGAAGCCGGGGGCTATAGCCAGCTTTCAGGCGGGATCACCGGAAACTACCAAACAACAGCCGGAATTATTGATAATTCTTCCTTGCTTTTGGCCCCCAATTCGCCAGCATGGGAGCAACTTCACGCAACAATCGGGGAACTCTAA
- a CDS encoding NAD(P)-dependent oxidoreductase: MSKKVAFIGLGVMGYPMAGYLAKAGNDVTVYNRTTSKADKWAAEHGGNHADTPAKAADGADIVFMCVGNDNDVRSVTFGDTGTLAGMKDGAYLVDHTTASAQLAREIDEAARAKGLHFLDAPVSGGQAGAENGQLAVMVGGEEADFAVVEPVIDCYAKATTLMGAAGSGQLTKMVNQICIAGLVQGLSEGLNFAAKAGLDGEKVLGVISKGAAQSWQMENRGSTMLKDEYEFGFAVDWMRKDLGICFDESQRNKARLPATALVDQFYSHVQAKGGGRWDTSSLMKLLTED; encoded by the coding sequence ATGTCAAAAAAAGTAGCGTTTATTGGACTGGGCGTCATGGGCTACCCCATGGCTGGGTATCTGGCAAAAGCGGGCAATGACGTCACCGTCTATAACCGCACCACCAGCAAAGCCGATAAATGGGCCGCAGAGCATGGCGGAAATCACGCCGACACCCCCGCCAAGGCAGCAGACGGGGCTGATATCGTGTTTATGTGCGTCGGTAACGACAACGACGTACGCAGCGTAACCTTTGGCGACACAGGCACGCTCGCCGGGATGAAGGACGGCGCGTATTTGGTCGACCACACCACCGCGTCCGCGCAATTGGCGCGTGAAATTGATGAAGCTGCCCGCGCCAAGGGGCTGCATTTTTTGGATGCGCCTGTTTCGGGCGGACAAGCGGGTGCTGAAAATGGGCAATTGGCTGTGATGGTTGGGGGAGAAGAGGCTGATTTCGCTGTCGTCGAGCCCGTTATTGATTGCTATGCCAAGGCAACGACGCTGATGGGAGCTGCTGGGTCCGGGCAACTCACCAAGATGGTCAACCAGATTTGCATCGCTGGATTGGTTCAGGGACTGTCAGAAGGCTTAAACTTCGCGGCCAAGGCAGGGCTTGATGGTGAAAAGGTTCTTGGCGTGATCTCGAAGGGGGCAGCGCAATCTTGGCAGATGGAAAATCGCGGCTCTACCATGCTGAAAGATGAGTATGAATTCGGCTTTGCCGTCGATTGGATGCGCAAGGATTTGGGGATTTGCTTCGATGAGTCTCAGCGTAACAAGGCCCGGCTGCCAGCGACAGCATTGGTTGATCAGTTTTATTCCCACGTTCAAGCCAAGGGGGGCGGCCGCTGGGATACGTCGAGCTTAATGAAACTGCTCACCGAAGACTAA
- the mazG gene encoding nucleoside triphosphate pyrophosphohydrolase → MTDKKSINRLLAIMAQLRNPNGGCPWDLEQTFATIVPHTIEEAYEVAEAIENGDLSALKDELGDLLFQVVFYAQMADEEGLYDFSDIVEGVSEKMESRHPHVFGDLSIKDADAQTVAWEDHKARERADKNGVSDVPESVLDGVAVPLPALTRAVKLQKRAARVGFDWTEAKDVLDKIAEEAAELSHEIDVKADKARITDELGDLLFAVTNLARKLEVDPEQALRGGNAKFERRFKRIEQLLRDQGRTPKDADLSEMEALWVQAKKEET, encoded by the coding sequence ATGACCGACAAAAAATCAATCAACCGCCTTTTAGCCATCATGGCCCAACTCCGTAACCCTAATGGTGGGTGCCCTTGGGACTTGGAGCAGACGTTTGCGACGATTGTGCCGCATACGATTGAGGAAGCGTATGAGGTTGCTGAGGCGATTGAGAATGGTGATCTCTCCGCATTGAAAGATGAACTCGGTGATCTTCTGTTTCAGGTCGTGTTCTATGCTCAGATGGCGGATGAAGAAGGTCTGTACGATTTTTCCGATATTGTTGAAGGTGTCTCCGAAAAGATGGAAAGCCGTCACCCGCATGTGTTCGGTGATCTGAGTATCAAGGACGCGGATGCACAGACTGTTGCATGGGAAGATCATAAGGCGCGGGAACGTGCCGATAAGAATGGTGTATCGGACGTCCCAGAAAGCGTGCTAGATGGGGTGGCGGTGCCCCTTCCCGCTTTGACACGTGCCGTGAAACTGCAAAAACGCGCGGCGCGTGTTGGGTTTGATTGGACCGAAGCCAAGGACGTTCTGGATAAAATTGCCGAAGAAGCCGCCGAACTCAGTCACGAGATAGATGTAAAGGCTGACAAAGCGCGGATCACGGATGAGCTTGGCGACCTTTTATTTGCCGTAACCAACCTGGCGCGAAAGTTGGAGGTTGATCCGGAACAAGCCCTTCGAGGTGGAAATGCTAAGTTTGAACGACGGTTTAAACGAATCGAACAATTATTGCGTGACCAAGGGCGTACCCCGAAGGACGCAGACCTGAGTGAAATGGAAGCGCTTTGGGTCCAGGCTAAGAAGGAAGAGACATAA